Genomic window (Stigmatella erecta):
GAAACGTCCAGAAAGAGCTGACAGGAACGCCTGCTTGCCTGCCCTCCCTGCGGGGCGGGGGGAGGGTTCACCCGGGCGAAGTTCCGCCTGTGTACATCCGTCCCCATGGGAAAGGTGCGGGGACTTGCAAGAGCGGATCTGCATTCCCATTCATGTTTCAGGGCAACGAGGGGGTAGGGCGATGGGATTCATGGGCGGTGTGTTGCTGGCGATGGCGTTGCAGGCGGCTCCTCCGGTTCCGACGGCGGGCCAGGTGTTCAACCCGTCCGTGTGCGCCAAGAAGCGCGTGGACCCGTGTGGTTGCCACCACGTTTACGGTGTCCGGCACTGCCACCCCAACCGCAAGGGGGACCACTGCGAGGCGCCGGTCAATGCCTCGATGCCGGACGATGCCGAGCCGAAGAAGGCCGTCTCCCTCTGAGCTGGGTGGCCCGGTGACGCCGGGCCCCTGCGCGGGGAACCCTCAGGGCGCGGCGTGCGAGGCGTCCTCCTCCTGTGAGTCCACGGTGATGTCGAGCGTGAACTCGTGGGAGTCAGGCCGGAACGTCTCCAGATCCGCCACCATGTGCATGTCCAGGGGCGTCCGCGCCCGGACGAGCACCCAGCTGTCCTGAGGGGACAGGCGGAAGGCCAGCGTCGTGGGGGACAGCCGCCGGACTTCCATGGCGGGCCTCGGCGCGCGGGGGCGCGGGGCGGGCCCCGGCGAGGGCAAGGGCACCAGGGGCTGGATGCCGGGGGGCCGCAGCGCCTCCGGGGGCGTGGGCTCCAGCGCCGGCACCTCCATGGGGGCCAGGACAGGAAGCTCCAGGGGAGAAGACGTCATCGTGGGCGTGACGTCCTCGGGCGAGAAGCCAGGCTGGGCGCGGGGCACCGGCGGGAGGGACTCGGGCACGGCGCGCAGCACCGGCGGCGCGGGCGGGGGCGTGAGCGAGGGCATGGGCAGCGCCCGCTGGAGGGGCGGCAGCGCGGGGAGCTTCTCCTTCGCGGCGGGAGCCGGGGCCTGTGTGCGGGCGTTCCGTTGCGAGGGCGTCGAGAAGCCGACGGTGGCCTCCAGCGAGGGCAGCACGGGCGGCCCATCGGCCTCGCAGAAGTCCAGGGAGGCGCGCTCGAGATCCGACATGACGCCTTGGGGCGCCAGGGCGGCGATGTCCGCCAGGAGCAGCGGATCCTTCGGATCCAGCTCGAGCGCGGCCTTCAGCGCGCCCCGGGCCCGGGACTCACAACCCAGCTCCAGCAGCAGCTCCGCCGCGGCCCGGTACGAGGCAATGGCTTGCAGCCGGTCTCCCGCGCGCCGGCAGGCCTCCGCGTGCCGCACGCGCATGTTGGGATCCTTCGGCGCGAGCCGGAGCACCTGCCCGTAAGTCTGCGCGCACTGCGCAAACCTCCCCCGGACGAATTGCTCATGCGCCACTTCCTTCAGCTCTCTCAGCCCCATGGACGCCCCTGCGCCGCCGCCCGAGTGGCACGCGCACGCAGAGCCCAAGCATTCACCGTGCCGCGCGCGGCGAGGGTGGGCGCGTGGACAGTGCCACTTCCCCCCGGGGCGAGGGCGGCGCGTGGCAACGTCCAGCAGGCCCCGGTGCAGCCTCCCCGCCGTCGGATTCGCGCGCCGCGCCCGGGCCCGCTCAGTCTGTAAAAGAGGCCGGAGCCCTGTAACTAGGAAAGGCCGTGAGAGCGGTATGTCCTGTAACGCTTCAGGGCGGGAGCAGGCGCATGCCCCGGCTTGCCTGCCTGCGGCCTGGGAGCGGCTTCCGGGGGGACTTCCCGGAAGCGCTCCGCGGGCACATCACTTCTTCAGGCTGTTGATGTCGATGACGAAGCGGTAGCGCACATCGCCCTTGAGCATGCGCTCATAGGCCTCGTTGATCTTCTGGATCGGAATGACCTCGATGTCGGAGGTCACGTTGTGCTTGGCACAGAAGTCGAGCATCTCCTGCGTCTCGCGGATGCCGCCGATCATCGAGCCCCCGAGCTTCAGCCGCCGGCCGATGAGCGAGAAGGCGCCCAGCTTGGAGGGGGTCTCCGGCGCGCCGACGAGGATCATCGTGCCGTTGGTCTTCAGCAGGTTGAGGTAGGCGTTGTAGTCGTGCTCGGCCGAGACCGTGTCGAGGATGAAGTCGAACTTCTTGGCGAGCGTCTTGAAGGTGTCCTTGTTGGAGGTGGCGGCGAAGTGGGTGGCGCCCAGGGCCTTCGCGTCCTTCTCCTTGGACGGCGAGGTGCTGAGCACGGTGACTTCCGCGCCCAGGGCCTTGCCCAGCTTCACGCCCATGTGGCCCAGGCCGCCCAGGCCCACCACCGCCAGCGTGTCCCCGGCCTTGAGGCCGTAGCTCTTCAGCGGCGAGTAGGTGGTGATGCCCGCGCACAGCAGCGGGGCCGCCTTGTCCAGCGGCAGCGACTCGGGGATGCGCAGCACGTAGTTCTCGTCCACGGTGATGCGCGTGGAGTAGCCGCCGTAGGTCGGCTGGCCCGTGCGCTCGCGGCTGTTGTACGTGCCGTTCATGCCACGGTCGCAGTACTGCTCCTCGCCCTTGCGGCACCACTCACACTCGCGGCAGGAGTCCACGAAGCAGCCCACGCCGACCGCGTCCCCCACCTTGTAGCGGGTGACCGAGCCGCCCACCTGGGCCACGCGGCCGGCGATCTCGTGGCCGGGCACCATGGGGAAGATGGCGCCGCCCCACTCGTCACGGGCCTGGTGGATGTCCGAGTGGCAGACGCCGCAGTAGTGGATGTCGATCAACACATCGTGGGGGCCCGGCTCGCGGCGCTCCACGGAGAAAGGGGCGAGCGGCGCTTTGGCGCTCGGGGCGGCATAGGCAGGGGTAGTCGGCATGAAAAATTCCAAAGGGCAAAACAAGGTAGGTGCAACGCGGCCAAACGACGGGCGGAGGGTAACGGGTGGGATAGGGTCCTGCTTCGAAAAAAGGACCCCATGCGTGGGCTGATGCCTTCCACAACCCAGGCTGTCGCCGTGCGCGGGGCGAGCGGCCGCGCGGGGAATGCCGCGACGCGGTGTGATGCCGTGTTGCCGTGAGGTTCACCGGGGTGTCATGTGCCAGTGGTACGGTCGCGGCCCCTGTGACGCACGCGTTACAGACAAGGAGACTGCCCCTGCACCCGTACTCCCCTTTTTCGTTCCGCCGCTTCCTTCGCCTGTCCCTGGCCCTGCCGTTCGTGGCGGGCTGCGCCCTGACGCTCGCTGGTTGTGATGATGATGAGCAGGATCCTCCGCCCCCGCCCCCGGTCGAGCAGAAGGCCCTCGTCGTGGGGCACCGGGGCGCCAGCGCGCTGCGGCCCGAGCACACCCTGGCGGCCTACCGCAAGGCCGTCGAGGACGGCGCGGACATCATCGAGCCAGACCTCGTGTCCACGAAGGATGGCGTGCTGGTGGCGCGGCATGAGAACGAGATTTCCGGCACCACGAACGTGTCGCAGGTGGCCAAGTTCGCCGGCCGTAAGGTGACGAAGACCATCGACGGGGTGTCGCTCACCGGCTGGTTCACCGAGGACTTCACGCTGGCAGAGCTCAAGGAGCTGCGCGCCCGCGAGCGCATCCCCGCCACGCGGCCCGGCAACACCCAGTACGACGACCAGTTCGAGATTCCCACGCTCACCGAGGTCATCGCGCTGGCCAAGCAGCTGTCGGCCGAAATCGGCCGCACGGTTCCCATCTACCCGGAGACGAAGCACCCCACGTACTTCCAGCAGATCGGGCTGGCGCTGGAGGCGCCGCTGGTCGCCGCGCTCAAGGCGGACAGCTACACCGCCAGCCAGGCCACCGTGTACATCCAGTCCTTCGAGACGGCGAACCTGAAGGCCCTCCGCCAGCAGCTGGGCACCTCGCAGCCCAACTGGAAGCTGGTGCAGCTGATGGAGGAGGAGACCCGCAGGCCGTACGACTTCGTCGTGGCCGGTGACACGCGCACCTACGCGGACCTGATGACCGAGGCAGGCATGAAGGAGATCGCCACCTACGCCAACGGCGTCGGGCCCTACAAGCGCAGCATCATCAACGTGGATGCCCAGGGCAACTTCCTGCCGCCCACCAGCCTGGTGCGCAACGCGCACGCGGTGAACCTGACGGTGCACCCGTACACCTTCCGTCCGGAGAACGCCTTCATGCCCGCCCCGCTCAAGGTGAACGGGCCCGACAGCGCGCGCAGCGAGGAGGGGCTGATCGCCGAACTCCACGCGTACCTCGATGCGGGCATCGACGGGTTCTTCACCGATGATCCAGCCGTGGGCCGCCGCGCGGTGGACTCCTACCAGCCCTGAGGCGCCAATCCGCCAGGGGGCCCGGCGCCCCGCCCGGAGGCGTTTCGAGCCTCCGGGCCTTTCGTGGGGTGGGTAACGGAGGGGACTTCCTGCCGGTTGAAGGCGCATGAAATGGCTCGCTAGCGTGCCGGGCATGCGCCACTGGCTTCTGTCCCTGTCCGTGCTGTTGTGGATGTCCTCGGCTTGCCGGAGCTCTCCGGAGCCGGCCCAGGACGGTGGGACCGGAGGGCCGCCCCCGGAGACCCCGGACGCGGGCCCTTCGCCCGAGGACGGGGGCTCGCTGCCTCCCGAGGATGGGGGCGTTCCGCCGGTCCCCCCGCCGGAGGCCAGCGTGAACGTGCCCGTCACCGTGCCCGAGGGCTTGAACACCTATCCGTTCAACACGCCGCGCACCCTCACCGTGCCGCCGGGCTTCTCCATCTCCGTCTTCGCCCGGGTGCCCGATGCGCGCTTCATCGCGCTGGCCCCCAACGGCGACGTGCTCGTCTCCCAGCCCGACTCGCAGGGCGTGGTGAAGCTGTTGCGCCCCCGGGCCGGGCAGACGCCGGAGGTGTTCGACTGGGCCACCGGGCTGCGGCGGCCCCATGACATCGTCTTCCACACCCGTGAGGGCACCACGTGGGTGTACGTGTCCGAGACGAACCGGGTGACGCGCTCGGTCTGGACGCCCGGGGAAACCTCCCGCGCGCAGGCCTCGGTGCTCGTGGCGGGGCTGCCGGACAGCAGCTCGGACGAGCTGCAGGGCAAGTACGGCCACGAGCTGAAGAACATCGCCGTGGACTCGGCGGGGCGGCTCTACGTCTCCATCGCCTCCACGTGCAACGTGTGCATCTCCGACACGCAGAGCACGCCCCAGCGCGCCACCGTCTACCGCTACGCGCCGGATGGCACGGGGGGCCAGCTGTTCGCCAGCGGCCTGCGCAACGCGGAGGGGCTGGCCTTCGAGCCCGGCACGGACACGCTCTGGGTGACGGTGAACGCGCGCGACAACATCCCCTATCCGCACGATGACGGCACCGGCAAGTACGGCCAGGTCCTCACCGAGTACGTGGACAACCACCCGCCGGAGTCCCTCACCCGCGCGCGCGAGGGGGGCCGCTATGGCTGGCCCTTCTGCAACCCCAACCCGGACACCGCCAGCGGCATGAAGCAGATGCCCTATGACCGGGACTACAACCAGAACCGCACCGGGAGCGTGGACTGCGCGCAGATGGACCGCGTGGACCAGGGCATCCAGGCGCACTCGGCGCCGCTGGGGCTCGCCTTCCTCTCGGGCACCGCCTTCCCCGCGCCCTACACGCCGGGCCTCGCGGTGGCCTACCACGGCTCGTGGAACCACACCGGGGGCGTGGGCTACCAGGTGGCGCACTTCGGCTGGGATGCCGCCACGCGTCAGCCCACCGGGGAGCGGGCGCTCGTGAAGGGCTGGCTGGGGGCCGACAAGAAGGTGTGGGGCCGGCCCGTGGACGTGGCCGTGCTGCCCGATGGCGGCCTGTTGATCAGCGACGACAAGGCCGGGGCGCTCTACCTGCTGCGCAAGGACTGAGCCGCCTCCCTGCCTGCCGGGGGCGTTCAAATTGTCTCGAAAGTCCGGGCGGTATCCTTGAGTATCCCCCGCCCGACCTTTCACCAGGACGCCTCGTGAAACGATTTGCCGTGCCGCTGTGCCGCGTGCTCCTCGCCACCGGAGCGCTGTCCTCCGCCTGGGCCCAGACGCCCCCGCCCGAGGCCGCTCCGCCCGCGCCTCCGCCCGCCTGGAACGTCAACGCTCCGGGCTTCCCCGCCACCGAGGTGCCCCTGGATGTCACCGAGGGCACGTGGATGAGCGTGGACGTGAGCCCCAAGGGGGACGAGCTCGTCTTTGATTTGCTGGGGGACCTCTACACGCTGCCCCTCACCGGCGGCGAGGCGAAGCCGCTCACCACGGGCGCCGCCTGGGACATGCAGCCGCGCTACAGCCCGGACGGCGCCTCCATCGCCTTCACGAGCGACCGGGGCGGCGGCGACAACCTCTGGGTGATGAAGCGCGATGGCTCGGACTCGCGCCCGGTGACGCAGGAGTCCTTCCGCCTGCTCAACAGCCCCACCTGGTCCCCCGACGGCCAGTACCTCGTGGGGCGCAAGCACTTCTCCTCGCGCCGCTCGCTGGGCGCGGGCGAGATGTGGCTCTACCACCGCTCCGGCGGCGAGGGCATCCAGCTCACCGAGCGGCCCAATGACCAGAAGGACGCGGGCGAGCCCGCCTTCTCGCCGGATGGCCGCTACCTCTACTTCAGCCAGGACACCACCCCGGGCCGGGTGTTCGAGTACAACAAGGACCCCAACAGCCAGATCTACGTCATCCAGCGGCTCAACCTGGACACGAAGGAGCTGGAGCCCTTCATCACCGGCCCCGGCGGCTCGGTGCGGCCCACGCCCTCGCCGGATGGCAAGTCGCTCGCCTTCGTGCGGCGGGTGCGCAACAAGAGCGTGCTGTACACCGCCGACCTCGTCTCGGGGGCCGAGCGCCCGCTGTTCGACGGGCTCGACCGAGACATGCAGGAGACGTGGGCCATCCACGGCGTGTACCCGGCGCTGGCCTGGACGCCCGACAGCAAGTCGCTGGTCTTCTGGGCCCAGGGCAAGCTCCACCGCCTCGAGGTGGCCAGCAAGCGCGTGACGCCCATTCCCTTCCACGTGAAGGGCACGCGCACGCTGTTCGCGCGCGTCCACTCGCCGCAGGCGCAGGCCGTGGCCCCCGAGCGCTTCCCGGTGAAGATGCTGCGCTGGGTGCAGGTGTCCCCCCAGGGCAACCGGGTGGTGTACCAGGCGCTCGGTCACCTTTATATGCGGGAGCTTCCCAACGGCCCGCCGCGCCGGGTGACGAAGCAGACGGAGCACTTCGAGCTGCACCCGTCCTTCTCCCGGGACGGCAAGTCCATTGTCTACACCACGTGGGACGACGACGCGCTGGGCACCGTGCGCGTGGTGTCCGCCAGCGGCGGCGAGGGCAAGGTGGTGAGCGCGCAGCCGGGG
Coding sequences:
- a CDS encoding NAD(P)-dependent alcohol dehydrogenase; protein product: MPTTPAYAAPSAKAPLAPFSVERREPGPHDVLIDIHYCGVCHSDIHQARDEWGGAIFPMVPGHEIAGRVAQVGGSVTRYKVGDAVGVGCFVDSCRECEWCRKGEEQYCDRGMNGTYNSRERTGQPTYGGYSTRITVDENYVLRIPESLPLDKAAPLLCAGITTYSPLKSYGLKAGDTLAVVGLGGLGHMGVKLGKALGAEVTVLSTSPSKEKDAKALGATHFAATSNKDTFKTLAKKFDFILDTVSAEHDYNAYLNLLKTNGTMILVGAPETPSKLGAFSLIGRRLKLGGSMIGGIRETQEMLDFCAKHNVTSDIEVIPIQKINEAYERMLKGDVRYRFVIDINSLKK
- a CDS encoding glycerophosphodiester phosphodiesterase; the protein is MTHALQTRRLPLHPYSPFSFRRFLRLSLALPFVAGCALTLAGCDDDEQDPPPPPPVEQKALVVGHRGASALRPEHTLAAYRKAVEDGADIIEPDLVSTKDGVLVARHENEISGTTNVSQVAKFAGRKVTKTIDGVSLTGWFTEDFTLAELKELRARERIPATRPGNTQYDDQFEIPTLTEVIALAKQLSAEIGRTVPIYPETKHPTYFQQIGLALEAPLVAALKADSYTASQATVYIQSFETANLKALRQQLGTSQPNWKLVQLMEEETRRPYDFVVAGDTRTYADLMTEAGMKEIATYANGVGPYKRSIINVDAQGNFLPPTSLVRNAHAVNLTVHPYTFRPENAFMPAPLKVNGPDSARSEEGLIAELHAYLDAGIDGFFTDDPAVGRRAVDSYQP
- a CDS encoding PQQ-dependent sugar dehydrogenase, with amino-acid sequence MKWLASVPGMRHWLLSLSVLLWMSSACRSSPEPAQDGGTGGPPPETPDAGPSPEDGGSLPPEDGGVPPVPPPEASVNVPVTVPEGLNTYPFNTPRTLTVPPGFSISVFARVPDARFIALAPNGDVLVSQPDSQGVVKLLRPRAGQTPEVFDWATGLRRPHDIVFHTREGTTWVYVSETNRVTRSVWTPGETSRAQASVLVAGLPDSSSDELQGKYGHELKNIAVDSAGRLYVSIASTCNVCISDTQSTPQRATVYRYAPDGTGGQLFASGLRNAEGLAFEPGTDTLWVTVNARDNIPYPHDDGTGKYGQVLTEYVDNHPPESLTRAREGGRYGWPFCNPNPDTASGMKQMPYDRDYNQNRTGSVDCAQMDRVDQGIQAHSAPLGLAFLSGTAFPAPYTPGLAVAYHGSWNHTGGVGYQVAHFGWDAATRQPTGERALVKGWLGADKKVWGRPVDVAVLPDGGLLISDDKAGALYLLRKD